From Strix aluco isolate bStrAlu1 chromosome 37, bStrAlu1.hap1, whole genome shotgun sequence, a single genomic window includes:
- the LOC141917374 gene encoding leukotriene B4 receptor 1-like, with translation MFSSPGNATSPPNATHAPVPGAAAGLTLLALAVAVGLPGNALVLWSCAATRRRSIPVLLVFHLALADVVTLLTGPVYLRALSVGQWTMGLAVCRGCSYVCATAMYASVFLIALLGLHRCVAVSRPATTVVAAGGRAGPLVHGAAAVTWLVALVLAVPSIFFQRVEDGHCKRLHSAEAWLVLHNLLETILGWALPLTIVATGYGLLVRRLRQTRLSQRSRTFRLVAAVVVAFAVAWGPYHLVSLLEVAAVLQGGGRTLKEAAKAIRSPATTLAFLSSAMNPLLYACAGRGLRGRSGGSLLHRLLEVSAISGNSRGTVTKGTQRGGRSWRGEEEEGRGGGGGKGGGGGGSGEGVV, from the coding sequence ATGTTCTCGTCCCCCGGCAACGCCACGTCCCCCCCCAACGCCACACACGCCCCCgtccccggcgcggcggcggggctgaCCCTGCTGGCGCTGGCGGTGGCGGTGGGGCTGCCGGGCAACGCCCTGGTCCTCTGGAGCTGCGCCGCCACCCGCCGCCGCAGCATCCCCGTCCTCCTCGTCTTCCACTTGGCCTTGGCCGACGTCGTCACGCTCCTCACCGGCCCCGTCTACCTCCGGGCCTTGAGTGTTGGCCAATGGACCATGGGCTTGGCCGTCTGCCGCGGGTGTAGCTACGTCTGCGCCACCGCCATGTACGCCAGCGTCTTCCTCATCGCCCTTCTGGGTCTCCATCGGTGCGTGGCTGTCTCCAGGCCGGCGACGACGGTGGTGGCGGCGGGTGGTCGTGCCGGGCCGTTGGTCCACGGCGCGGCGGCGGTGACTTGGTTGGTGGCTTTGGTGTTGGCCGTCCCCTCCATCTTCTTCCAACGGGTGGAGGACGGGCACTGCAAGCGGCTGCACAGCGCGGAGGCTTGGCTGGTGCTCCACAACCTTCTGGAGACCATCTTGGGTTGGGCTCTCCCCTTGACCATCGTGGCCACCGGCTACGGGCTGCTGGTCCGGCGGTTACGCCAGACCCGGCTGTCCCAGCGCAGTCGCACCTTCCGGCTGGTGGCCGCGGTGGTGGTGGCCTTCGCCGTGGCGTGGGGCCCTTACCACCTGGTCAGCTTGTTGGAGGTGGCGGCCGTCCTGCAAGGGGGCGGCAGGACCTTGAAGGAGGCCGCCAAAGCCATCCGGTCGCCGGCCACCACCTTGGCCTTCCTCAGCAGCGCCATGAACCCCCTCCTCTACGCCTGCgccgggcgggggctgcggggccgctcCGGGGGGTCCCTCCTGCACCGGCTCCTGGAGGTCTCGGCCATCAGCGGCAACTCCCGAGGGACCGTGACCAAGGGGACCCAGCGGGGGgggaggagctggaggggggaggaggaggaggggaggggaggagggggaggaaagggaggtgggggaggggggagcggggagggtgTGGTGTAG